A region of Streptomyces sp. NBC_01264 DNA encodes the following proteins:
- a CDS encoding sigma-70 family RNA polymerase sigma factor — translation MPLAPALLRTDPEALAELQREHGRALFGFLLGLTAGDAQRAEDLVQETLLRLWQHPEVLGSAYESLRPWLFTVARRLAIDARRARLSRPLEVDPEGLDQAPAPGDAVAGSVTAIDVRRAVGSLGPEHRDVLVQVYFQDRSVAEAAAELGIPAGTVKSRTYYALRALRKDLQGYGYGLGA, via the coding sequence GTGCCCCTCGCCCCCGCCCTGCTACGCACCGACCCCGAGGCACTGGCCGAACTCCAGCGCGAACACGGAAGGGCTCTGTTCGGTTTCCTGCTGGGCCTCACGGCCGGGGACGCCCAGCGCGCGGAGGACCTCGTCCAGGAGACCCTGCTGCGGCTCTGGCAGCATCCCGAGGTCCTGGGCAGCGCCTACGAGTCCCTGCGGCCCTGGCTGTTCACGGTGGCCCGGCGGCTCGCCATCGACGCCCGGCGGGCCCGCCTGTCCAGACCCCTGGAGGTGGACCCGGAGGGACTGGACCAGGCGCCCGCGCCGGGGGACGCGGTGGCGGGCTCGGTGACGGCCATAGACGTGCGGCGGGCCGTGGGCTCCCTGGGGCCGGAGCACCGGGACGTCTTGGTGCAGGTCTACTTCCAGGACCGCTCGGTGGCCGAGGCCGCGGCCGAGCTGGGCATTCCGGCGGGAACGGTCAAGTCCCGGACGTACTACGCCCTGCGCGCCCTGCGCAAGGACCTCCAGGGCTACGGGTACGGACTCGGCGCCTGA
- a CDS encoding class I SAM-dependent methyltransferase — translation MPDSTNTAAITAYWDTAAPRFDEDPDHGLRAPETRAAWADLLGSWLPAGPLDVLDVGCGTGSLSLLAAEAGHRVTGVDLSPRMAGHARAKLAAAGLPGRFLVGDAAAPPTGDQRFDVLLSRHLVWTLPAAVRPLVTDLRVEPLGGNPALWGRAVTDERYAVIATV, via the coding sequence ATGCCCGACTCCACGAACACCGCTGCCATCACCGCCTATTGGGACACCGCCGCTCCCCGGTTCGACGAGGATCCGGACCACGGCCTGCGGGCCCCGGAAACCCGCGCCGCGTGGGCGGACCTCCTCGGCTCCTGGCTGCCGGCCGGACCGCTCGACGTCCTCGACGTGGGCTGCGGCACCGGGTCCCTGTCCCTGCTGGCCGCCGAGGCCGGGCACCGGGTCACGGGCGTGGACCTCTCCCCGCGGATGGCCGGGCACGCCCGGGCGAAGCTGGCCGCCGCCGGCCTGCCCGGCCGATTCCTGGTCGGCGACGCCGCCGCACCGCCCACGGGCGACCAGCGGTTCGACGTCCTCCTCTCCCGCCACCTGGTGTGGACCCTGCCCGCCGCCGTAAGGCCGCTCGTGACCGACCTGCGCGTCGAGCCCCTCGGGGGAAACCCGGCACTATGGGGACGGGCGGTGACCGACGAACGCTACGCCGTGATCGCCACGGTCTGA
- a CDS encoding Fpg/Nei family DNA glycosylase — protein sequence MPELPEVEALREFLDEHLTGRVVERVLPLAVSVLKTYDPPLSALEGQRAGTTARYGKFLALRIGELHLVTHLARAGWLRWIDSMPDRPPRPGKGPLALRLVLEGGGGFDLTEAGTQKRLAVYVVRDPQEVPGIARLGPDPLAEDFDREAFGALLAGERRQIKGVLRDQSVIAGIGNAYSDEILHQAKVSPFKLAASFDEAQVDQLYAAVEETLRSAVERAHGVAAGRLKAEKRSGMRVHGRAGEPCPVCGDTVRSVSFADSSLQYCPTCQTGGKPLADRRLSKLLK from the coding sequence ATGCCCGAGCTGCCCGAAGTCGAGGCCCTGAGGGAGTTCCTCGATGAGCACCTGACCGGGCGGGTGGTCGAGCGCGTCCTCCCGCTCGCCGTGAGCGTGCTCAAGACCTACGACCCACCGCTGAGCGCACTCGAAGGGCAGCGGGCCGGGACCACGGCCCGGTACGGCAAGTTCCTCGCCCTGCGCATCGGGGAACTGCACCTCGTCACCCACCTCGCCCGGGCCGGCTGGCTGCGCTGGATCGACAGCATGCCCGACCGGCCGCCGCGCCCCGGCAAGGGGCCGCTCGCGCTGCGCCTCGTCCTGGAGGGCGGCGGCGGCTTCGACCTCACCGAGGCCGGAACCCAGAAGCGGCTCGCCGTGTACGTGGTCCGCGATCCGCAGGAGGTTCCCGGCATCGCCCGCCTGGGCCCGGACCCGCTCGCCGAGGACTTCGACCGGGAGGCCTTCGGCGCGCTGCTTGCCGGGGAACGGCGCCAGATCAAGGGCGTGTTGCGCGACCAGAGCGTCATCGCGGGAATCGGCAACGCCTACAGCGACGAGATCCTCCACCAGGCCAAGGTCTCGCCCTTCAAACTGGCCGCCTCCTTCGACGAGGCGCAGGTCGACCAGTTGTACGCGGCCGTCGAGGAGACCCTGCGCAGCGCCGTCGAGCGGGCGCACGGGGTGGCCGCCGGACGGCTCAAGGCCGAGAAGAGGAGCGGGATGCGGGTCCACGGCCGCGCGGGCGAGCCCTGCCCGGTGTGCGGGGACACCGTCCGCTCGGTCTCCTTCGCCGACTCCTCGCTCCAGTACTGCCCCACCTGCCAGACCGGCGGGAAGCCGCTCGCCGACCGCAGGCTGTCGAAGCTGCTGAAGTAG
- a CDS encoding SpoIIE family protein phosphatase, whose translation MCHGGPVPTAVSLPEDWPAHPDRSLSLNRMGSFDWDLVTGLMHMDSAALEVFDTTAEEYDGRPGSLSPRVPPAEGARLDALVSSALKSGVDSYGAYFRIRCHDGTLRWTHTQGRVMRGPEGRPYRIIGIVRDATEELSHSAERLGLDEERRRQTSVVESTTAALAHARTVQDVIDVLGDAHGMERLGSMGMVMGLVEAGRIHLVAEGPAGSFVPGTRYTRIDEQYPMSEVVRSLQPRFLDSAAEFAAGYPGLWAKISSMHISAAAYLPLIAQARPIGAIGLLYQDKDGFTPDERNLLVALGSSIAQSLQRAMLLEQEHDLAEGLQQAMLPRRIPSVPGAEIAVRYRSAKMGQDIGGDWYDVIPLPGGRVGAVIGDVQGHDTHAAAVMGQLRIVLRAYAAEGHSPATVMARASVFLHELDTDRFATCTYAEADLSTGVLQLVRAGHIDPLLRTRDGGCERLALEGGMPLGLSAEFGLLEYPVTTVELGPGETLLLCTDGLVEEPGADLDDGIRLLASLVRAGPADLALLADRLCEVVDDRGGDDDMALLLLRRDAEEIQQAGRRLQQHVAPGDPEALVSARHMIGAAVRAWGARDRADEIELIADELIVNALMHTDGPAIVTLRVLAGPERRLRVEVEDRSSALPRRREAGDSGVSGRGLMLVDRLADVWGVESRGSGKCVWCEFAMP comes from the coding sequence GTGTGTCATGGTGGACCGGTGCCGACCGCCGTATCGCTGCCGGAGGACTGGCCCGCACATCCGGACCGGTCGCTCTCGCTGAACCGCATGGGCAGTTTCGACTGGGACCTGGTCACCGGTCTCATGCACATGGACTCGGCCGCCCTGGAGGTCTTCGACACCACGGCCGAGGAGTACGACGGCAGGCCGGGTTCCCTCTCGCCGCGCGTCCCGCCCGCCGAGGGCGCCCGGCTCGACGCACTGGTCTCCTCCGCCCTCAAGAGCGGGGTGGACAGCTACGGCGCCTACTTCCGCATCCGCTGCCACGACGGCACCCTGCGCTGGACGCACACCCAGGGCCGGGTCATGCGCGGCCCGGAAGGCCGCCCGTACCGGATCATCGGCATCGTCCGCGACGCCACCGAGGAGCTCAGCCACTCGGCGGAACGCCTCGGGCTGGACGAGGAGCGGCGCCGCCAGACGTCCGTGGTCGAGTCCACCACCGCCGCGCTCGCGCACGCCCGTACCGTCCAGGACGTCATCGACGTGCTCGGCGACGCACACGGCATGGAGCGGCTCGGGTCCATGGGCATGGTGATGGGACTGGTCGAGGCGGGCCGGATCCACCTCGTCGCCGAGGGTCCGGCGGGCAGCTTCGTCCCCGGCACCCGCTACACCCGCATCGACGAGCAGTACCCGATGAGCGAGGTGGTCCGCTCGCTCCAGCCCCGCTTCCTGGACTCCGCGGCCGAGTTCGCCGCCGGGTATCCCGGGCTCTGGGCCAAGATCTCCTCCATGCACATCTCGGCGGCCGCCTACCTGCCGCTGATCGCCCAGGCCCGCCCGATCGGCGCGATCGGCCTGCTCTACCAGGACAAGGACGGTTTCACCCCGGACGAGCGCAACCTCCTCGTCGCGCTCGGCAGCAGCATCGCGCAGAGCCTCCAGCGGGCGATGCTGCTGGAGCAGGAGCACGATCTGGCGGAGGGGCTCCAGCAGGCGATGCTGCCGCGCCGGATCCCCTCGGTGCCGGGCGCCGAGATCGCCGTACGGTACCGCTCGGCCAAGATGGGCCAGGACATCGGCGGCGACTGGTACGACGTCATCCCGCTGCCCGGCGGCCGGGTCGGCGCGGTCATCGGCGACGTCCAGGGCCACGACACCCACGCCGCGGCGGTCATGGGCCAGCTGCGGATCGTGCTGCGCGCCTACGCCGCCGAAGGGCACTCGCCCGCCACCGTCATGGCCCGGGCCTCCGTCTTCCTGCACGAGCTGGACACCGACCGCTTCGCCACCTGCACGTACGCCGAGGCCGACCTCTCGACCGGGGTGCTGCAACTGGTCCGGGCGGGCCACATCGACCCCCTGCTGCGCACCCGTGACGGGGGTTGCGAGCGCCTCGCCCTGGAGGGCGGGATGCCGCTGGGGCTGTCGGCGGAGTTCGGGCTGCTGGAGTATCCGGTGACCACGGTCGAACTGGGACCCGGGGAAACGCTTCTGCTGTGCACGGACGGCCTGGTCGAAGAGCCCGGGGCCGACCTCGACGACGGCATCCGGCTCCTCGCCTCCCTCGTGCGCGCCGGACCGGCGGACCTGGCCCTGCTCGCCGACCGGCTGTGTGAGGTCGTGGACGACCGGGGCGGCGACGACGACATGGCGCTGCTGCTGCTCCGCCGCGACGCCGAGGAGATCCAGCAGGCCGGCCGCCGCCTCCAGCAGCACGTGGCCCCCGGCGACCCGGAAGCCCTCGTATCGGCCCGCCACATGATCGGCGCGGCGGTGCGGGCGTGGGGAGCGCGGGACCGGGCGGACGAGATCGAGCTGATCGCCGACGAGCTCATCGTCAATGCCCTCATGCACACGGACGGCCCCGCCATCGTGACCCTGCGGGTCCTGGCCGGCCCCGAACGCCGGCTCCGCGTGGAGGTCGAGGACCGTTCCAGCGCCCTGCCGCGCCGCCGGGAGGCGGGCGACTCCGGGGTCTCCGGACGCGGCCTGATGCTGGTGGACCGGCTGGCCGACGTCTGGGGCGTGGAATCGCGGGGGAGCGGCAAATGCGTGTGGTGCGAGTTCGCCATGCCGTGA
- a CDS encoding DUF6777 domain-containing protein: MYAPTPRQAPRRHAPALAALFTVLGLLAAACGASADEGRTKGPAAESQDVHLQPVASAGPDPFTTSSATGESAPVQPPLPNATGQGIRTVNAATPGLYGGTQRLGSCDVEAQVESLTSDDAKARAFAEASQVEQGQIPDFLRGLTPVVLRADTRMTNHGFVGGKPNAFQSVLQAGTAVLVDAHGMPRVRCACGNPLLAPRAAKGAPVLKGEPWGGYQPAQVVVIEPTMQVINNLVIVNVADNTWIERTIGDDGAQDRTPKTPPPYDPADGIPGGPATPPGTSPEPCRTPESNSLARTEPPPTGPPSPGASPAPSLPDCPPSSPQTAPSAPGDPAGPNTPTAPDQPSSGVPTGPPPATDIPSDLPGQLPSDPGTLVGPDGAPLPSEEYADPYADPYADPYADPYSVPEQQPSAPYDGQYLESA; the protein is encoded by the coding sequence GTGTACGCACCGACACCTCGTCAGGCGCCGCGTCGTCACGCACCGGCCCTTGCGGCCCTCTTCACCGTCCTCGGACTCCTCGCCGCGGCCTGCGGTGCCTCCGCCGACGAGGGACGGACCAAGGGCCCCGCCGCCGAGAGCCAGGACGTCCACCTCCAACCCGTGGCCTCGGCCGGCCCGGACCCCTTCACCACCTCCTCCGCCACCGGCGAATCGGCCCCCGTCCAGCCCCCGCTGCCCAACGCGACCGGCCAGGGTATCCGTACCGTCAACGCGGCCACCCCCGGCCTGTACGGCGGAACCCAGCGCCTCGGCAGCTGCGACGTGGAGGCGCAGGTCGAGTCCCTGACCTCCGACGACGCCAAGGCCCGCGCCTTCGCCGAGGCCTCCCAGGTGGAGCAGGGGCAGATCCCCGACTTCCTGCGCGGCCTCACCCCGGTCGTGCTGCGCGCCGACACCCGGATGACCAACCACGGCTTCGTCGGCGGGAAGCCCAACGCCTTCCAGTCCGTCCTCCAGGCCGGCACCGCCGTCCTCGTGGACGCTCACGGAATGCCCCGCGTCCGCTGCGCCTGCGGGAACCCGCTGCTCGCCCCGCGCGCCGCCAAGGGCGCACCGGTGCTCAAGGGGGAGCCCTGGGGCGGCTACCAGCCCGCCCAGGTCGTGGTCATCGAGCCGACCATGCAGGTGATCAACAACCTGGTCATCGTCAACGTCGCCGACAACACCTGGATCGAGCGCACCATCGGTGACGACGGAGCCCAGGACCGCACCCCCAAGACGCCGCCCCCGTACGATCCGGCGGACGGGATCCCCGGCGGGCCCGCGACCCCGCCCGGCACCTCTCCGGAACCGTGCCGGACCCCGGAGAGCAACAGCCTGGCCCGCACCGAGCCGCCGCCCACCGGCCCGCCGAGCCCCGGCGCCAGCCCCGCCCCGAGCCTGCCCGACTGCCCGCCGAGCTCCCCGCAGACGGCACCCAGCGCCCCCGGCGACCCGGCCGGCCCGAACACCCCGACGGCGCCCGACCAGCCCTCGTCCGGCGTGCCCACGGGCCCGCCGCCCGCCACCGACATCCCCTCCGACCTGCCCGGGCAGCTCCCCAGCGACCCCGGGACGCTGGTGGGCCCCGACGGGGCGCCGCTGCCGAGCGAGGAGTACGCCGATCCGTACGCGGACCCGTACGCGGACCCGTACGCCGACCCCTACTCCGTCCCCGAGCAGCAGCCCTCGGCCCCGTACGACGGCCAGTACCTGGAGAGCGCCTGA
- a CDS encoding YndJ family protein: protein MTVLVNLIVALGMLYVVPAGLRLIDPVRFGRTARLWPLFAAPGAVCLWLPRGAPATALAALYAAATLALAVRAPVPAVRALVPAVRGPGWAVRAATPGRGTGPGPGPGLGPGPGPGPGPAEVAVLTALVAPSVAGTALVAERAGHRLFGFDLDILALTVPHFHFAGFTAALVAGLVCRASAAGALARWAAYSVPAGTGLVLLGYFIDDWAELVGAVTLTGGMWAVALLTWRDVRPGARGRDRITGALLACSAVVLVATMLLALWWALGEATGIVHPTLTWMAATHGLGNALGFGLCSLLAWRRLTTSAARPAPAPSPTPAPAPTPASAPAALPDRTEIPA, encoded by the coding sequence GTGACCGTGCTGGTGAATCTGATCGTCGCGCTGGGCATGCTCTACGTCGTCCCGGCGGGTCTGCGCCTGATCGATCCGGTCCGGTTCGGGCGGACGGCCCGGCTCTGGCCGCTGTTCGCGGCCCCCGGAGCGGTCTGCCTGTGGCTGCCCCGGGGAGCCCCGGCCACGGCACTCGCCGCGCTCTACGCGGCGGCGACCCTGGCCCTGGCGGTGCGGGCCCCGGTGCCGGCGGTACGGGCCTTGGTCCCGGCTGTACGGGGTCCGGGTTGGGCGGTACGGGCGGCCACGCCCGGACGGGGCACCGGTCCGGGACCTGGACCCGGACTCGGGCCTGGCCCCGGACCCGGGCCCGGACCCGCCGAAGTGGCCGTGCTCACCGCGCTGGTGGCGCCCTCGGTCGCCGGGACCGCCCTGGTCGCCGAACGCGCCGGACACCGGCTCTTCGGCTTCGACCTCGACATCCTGGCCCTGACCGTGCCGCACTTCCACTTCGCCGGTTTCACCGCGGCCCTGGTCGCCGGCCTGGTGTGCCGGGCCTCCGCCGCCGGAGCCCTCGCGCGCTGGGCGGCGTACAGCGTCCCGGCCGGGACCGGGCTCGTGCTCCTCGGCTACTTCATCGACGACTGGGCCGAGCTGGTGGGCGCGGTGACGCTGACCGGCGGCATGTGGGCGGTGGCCCTGCTGACCTGGCGGGACGTCCGTCCCGGGGCCCGCGGTCGGGACCGGATCACCGGCGCGCTGCTCGCGTGCTCGGCGGTCGTTCTGGTGGCCACCATGCTGCTCGCCCTGTGGTGGGCCCTCGGCGAGGCCACCGGGATCGTGCACCCCACCCTGACCTGGATGGCCGCGACCCACGGCCTCGGCAACGCCCTCGGCTTCGGCCTGTGCTCGCTGCTGGCCTGGCGCCGCCTGACCACATCGGCCGCTCGGCCCGCACCCGCACCCTCACCCACGCCTGCACCCGCACCTACACCCGCATCCGCGCCCGCCGCCCTGCCCGACCGAACGGAGATCCCGGCGTGA
- a CDS encoding DUF1990 family protein has protein sequence MTRLISEARSTFNYPERGATARRPLPAGYHFTHHRTRVGHGQAALDAAGAAVTTFRAHRASGMLVAAGAFPVRPGDRVVVGIGIGPVRIDAPCEVIWTAYEPRRTGFAYGTLSGHPECGEESFVVDMEADGSVWFEVNAFSRPASWYTRLAGPVVPFLQQAYARRLGRYVRQLATGDRPAGYWRRWTGSRRPDTGWDG, from the coding sequence GTGACCCGCCTCATCAGCGAAGCCCGCAGCACCTTCAACTACCCCGAGCGGGGCGCCACGGCCCGGCGGCCACTGCCCGCCGGGTACCACTTCACCCACCACCGCACCCGGGTCGGACACGGGCAGGCAGCGCTGGACGCCGCCGGGGCCGCCGTCACCACCTTCCGCGCACACCGCGCCTCGGGCATGCTCGTCGCGGCCGGAGCGTTCCCCGTCCGGCCCGGTGACCGGGTCGTGGTCGGGATCGGGATCGGCCCGGTGCGGATCGACGCCCCGTGCGAGGTGATCTGGACCGCGTACGAGCCCCGGCGGACCGGTTTCGCGTACGGGACGCTGAGCGGGCATCCCGAGTGCGGCGAGGAGTCCTTCGTGGTGGACATGGAGGCCGACGGCTCGGTGTGGTTCGAGGTGAACGCCTTCAGCCGCCCGGCGAGCTGGTACACCCGCCTGGCGGGCCCGGTCGTCCCCTTCCTCCAGCAGGCCTACGCCCGCCGTCTCGGCCGGTACGTCCGGCAGCTGGCGACCGGTGACCGGCCGGCCGGATACTGGAGGCGATGGACTGGTTCACGGCGCCCGGATACTGGCTGGGACGGCTGA
- a CDS encoding lipase maturation factor family protein, which translates to MDWFTAPGYWLGRLIFQRALAGVYLVAFAGAALQFRALIGAHGMLPVPHHLRYVPFRRAPSLFHLHYSDRFFAACAWTGAALAAALAAGAGDAVPLGAAMAMWALLWLLYLSIVNVGQTWYSFGWESLLLEVGFLAVFLGNARAGPPVLVLWLLRWVVFRVEFGAGLIKMRGDPCWRRLTCLYFHHETQPMPGPLSWFFHHLPKPLHRVECAANHVTQLVVPVLLFTPQPVASYAAAVIVATQLWLVVSGNFAWLNWITITAALPAFDFSALAGDPPPAASRQGPLWYVVLVCGVTALVLVLSRHPVANMISRGQVMNRSFDPLHLVNTYGAFGTVGRIREEVVVEGTADLRPREDGAWREYGFRGKPGDVRRIPRQFAPYHLRLDWLMWFAALSPGYARDWFGPFVERLLAGDRDTLKLLRHNPFPDAPPHYVRARLYRYRFTTWRELRETGAWWHRTFVREYLPPTRLEDAVGRVR; encoded by the coding sequence ATGGACTGGTTCACGGCGCCCGGATACTGGCTGGGACGGCTGATCTTCCAGCGGGCCCTGGCCGGTGTCTACCTCGTCGCCTTCGCCGGGGCCGCCCTGCAGTTCCGGGCACTGATCGGGGCGCACGGCATGCTGCCCGTGCCGCACCACCTGCGGTACGTGCCCTTCCGCCGCGCCCCGAGCCTGTTCCACCTGCACTACTCCGACCGGTTCTTCGCCGCCTGCGCCTGGACCGGCGCGGCCCTGGCGGCGGCGCTGGCCGCGGGGGCGGGGGACGCGGTGCCCCTGGGCGCGGCCATGGCGATGTGGGCGCTGCTGTGGCTGCTGTACCTGTCGATCGTGAACGTGGGGCAGACCTGGTACTCCTTCGGCTGGGAGTCGCTGCTGCTGGAGGTCGGCTTCCTGGCCGTGTTCCTCGGCAACGCGCGGGCGGGGCCGCCGGTGCTGGTGCTGTGGCTGCTGCGCTGGGTGGTCTTCCGGGTGGAGTTCGGCGCGGGGCTCATCAAGATGCGCGGCGACCCCTGCTGGCGCCGGCTCACCTGCCTGTACTTCCATCACGAGACGCAGCCGATGCCCGGCCCGCTGAGCTGGTTCTTCCACCATCTGCCGAAGCCGCTGCACCGGGTGGAGTGCGCCGCCAACCACGTGACCCAACTGGTCGTGCCCGTCCTGCTGTTCACTCCGCAGCCGGTGGCCTCGTACGCCGCCGCGGTCATCGTGGCGACCCAGCTGTGGCTGGTGGTGTCGGGGAACTTCGCCTGGCTGAACTGGATCACGATCACGGCGGCCCTGCCGGCCTTCGACTTCAGCGCACTGGCGGGCGACCCGCCGCCGGCCGCCTCCCGGCAGGGGCCGCTCTGGTACGTGGTGCTGGTGTGCGGGGTGACCGCGCTGGTGCTCGTGCTGAGCCGGCATCCGGTGGCCAACATGATCTCGCGCGGCCAGGTCATGAACCGGTCCTTCGACCCCCTCCATCTGGTGAACACCTACGGGGCGTTCGGCACGGTGGGCCGGATCCGCGAGGAGGTGGTGGTCGAGGGCACCGCGGACCTGCGGCCCCGGGAGGACGGCGCGTGGCGGGAGTACGGCTTCCGGGGCAAGCCGGGTGACGTGCGCCGGATCCCGCGCCAGTTCGCCCCGTACCACCTGCGCCTCGACTGGCTCATGTGGTTCGCGGCGCTCTCCCCCGGCTACGCCCGCGACTGGTTCGGCCCGTTCGTGGAGCGCCTCCTGGCGGGCGACCGGGACACCCTGAAACTGCTCCGCCACAATCCCTTCCCGGACGCGCCGCCCCACTACGTCCGCGCACGGCTGTACCGCTACCGGTTCACGACGTGGCGGGAGCTGCGCGAGACGGGCGCGTGGTGGCACCGCACCTTCGTACGGGAATACCTGCCACCGACACGGCTGGAGGACGCCGTCGGTCGCGTCCGCTAG
- a CDS encoding NAD-dependent epimerase/dehydratase family protein, with protein MKLLMLGGTEFVGRAITEDALSRGWDVTVFHRGHHAPPPGTTALHGDRTAPGGLDALTEGHWDLVVDTWGGAPTAVRDSARLLADRVGRYVYISSRSVHTYPAAAGLKEDGPLVDGSPDADSVAYAEDKRGAEIAAVDAFGDRALLVRAGLILGPYENVGRLPWWLNRTARGGPLPAPGPRDLPLQYVDVRDLAQWTLDAAEAGHGGPYNLVSPTGHATMGSFLEACAKVTGGAAELRWTDPARIEEVGVKAWTELPAWMPEGEMHDHMYGADVTKALAAGLKCRPVEETVADTWTWLQELGGAAPQRPDRPSPGMSAEQEAALLGL; from the coding sequence ATGAAGCTACTGATGCTGGGTGGGACCGAGTTCGTCGGGCGCGCGATCACCGAAGACGCCCTGAGCCGCGGATGGGACGTCACCGTCTTCCACCGCGGGCACCACGCGCCCCCGCCGGGCACCACGGCCCTGCACGGGGACCGCACCGCCCCCGGAGGCCTGGACGCCCTCACCGAAGGGCACTGGGACCTCGTCGTCGACACCTGGGGCGGCGCCCCCACGGCCGTGCGCGACAGCGCCCGCCTGCTGGCCGACCGGGTCGGACGGTACGTGTACATATCCAGCCGCTCGGTGCACACCTACCCCGCCGCGGCGGGGCTGAAGGAGGACGGCCCGCTCGTCGACGGCTCGCCCGACGCGGACTCCGTCGCCTACGCCGAGGACAAGCGCGGCGCCGAGATCGCGGCCGTGGACGCCTTCGGCGACCGTGCCCTGCTGGTCCGCGCCGGGCTCATCCTCGGCCCGTACGAGAACGTCGGCCGGCTGCCCTGGTGGCTGAACCGCACGGCACGCGGCGGCCCGCTGCCCGCCCCAGGGCCGCGTGACCTCCCGCTCCAGTACGTGGACGTGCGCGACCTCGCGCAGTGGACCCTCGACGCCGCCGAGGCCGGGCACGGCGGCCCCTACAACCTGGTATCCCCGACCGGCCACGCCACGATGGGCAGCTTCCTGGAAGCGTGCGCGAAGGTGACCGGAGGCGCCGCCGAGCTCCGCTGGACCGATCCGGCCCGGATCGAGGAGGTGGGCGTAAAGGCCTGGACGGAACTGCCGGCCTGGATGCCCGAGGGCGAGATGCACGACCACATGTACGGCGCGGACGTCACGAAGGCGCTCGCGGCGGGCCTGAAGTGCCGCCCGGTCGAGGAGACCGTGGCCGACACCTGGACCTGGCTCCAGGAGCTGGGCGGAGCCGCCCCGCAGCGCCCCGACCGGCCCTCGCCGGGCATGAGCGCGGAACAGGAGGCGGCCCTCCTGGGACTCTGA